In Caulobacter rhizosphaerae, the genomic stretch GCGCTCGAGGAGTGGGTGCTGTGGGCGGGACGCTTGCCCGACCGCGCGCCGGCCTTGCTGCGCGCGGCCGTCGCCCTGGAGGGCTGGCGCCTGGTCAATCCCCTGCCCCGGCAGACCTATGTCGGCGGGGTGATGGTCGCCCAGGCGCTTCGCCAGGCGGGCCGCACCCGGACCTGCCTGCTGGGCGTCGAAGCGCCGCGCCGGAACAACCTGCAGCCCCCGCGCGGTTTCATGGCTCCCCCCGTCGTGCGTCTAGCCTATTGGCTGAAGGTTCTGGCCCTGGGCGCCGAAGCGGGCCTGGCCGAGATCAAGCGCCTGGACCTGGCGCGGCAGGTGGTTCTCAAGCGGGTCGCCGGCCGGCGGTCCCACGATCGGTCGCGTGACCTGCTGGAACTTCTGTTGTCTCGGCCCCTGGTTAGCGCGGGCCTGGCCGCCGAGCATCTGGGCGTGGCCGAGCATTCGGCCCGTCGCCTGCTGGCGGGCCTGGGGTCGTCGGTGATGGAGGTCAGCGGGCGCTCGCGGTATCGCGCCTGGCGGCTCTGATCCCCTTTTCCCCAACAGGGCAAATGGGGAAGTGTGCTTTTGGACGCTTGGACGTTGCGGCGCCGGCCGAAGCGGTTCAGTCCTATAACGCTCTGCGAGGCCCGTCGCCGCGTTCACTGGGAAATGGGCAAAGCCCCATTTGGGCTATTGCCCAAATACGCAAACGCGAATTGCAGCAGTTGCGTATCTGGGCTAATGGCCTAGAGTGCTGTTCCGCGCTTGGGGTTTTGAGCGAGTTCACGCTTACCCATTTGCGCAACAGGTCGCCTGGGGTTTTGAGTGTTTGGGGAAAAGGCGTTTTGCGTATTTACCCAAGATCGCTAATGCCCGCTTGGGTTAAAGCCCTGTTCACCAATTGCCCATAGCCTCATTTAGGCAAGAGAGGTTTCGCCCAAGCGGCCAAGACCTCTTTCGCCCATTCGCCCATTGTCTCGAGAGGGAGCTTCCGATGGCTGTCATCAGCGTGTGTTCGACCAAGGGCGGGGTGGGCAAGACCACCCTGGTCATGTGCCTGGCCGACGCCTTCGCCCGCCAGGGCGGGTCGGTGGCCATCGTCGACGGCGACCCCAACGGCCACGTCGCCAGCTGGCGCGAGCGGGCCGGCGAGGACTGCCAGGTCGCGGTGATCAGCGAGGCCAACGAGACCAGGATTCAGGACGTGATCGCCGAGGCGGCCGGGCAGTACGCGCTGGTGTTCGTGGACCTGGAGGGCGCGGCCTCGCAGGCGGTGACCTACGCCATCGCCGAGAGCGACATGGTGCTGATCCCGACCAAGATCTCGGGGATGGACCTGCAGGAGGTCTATCGCACCTATGAGGTGGTCAAGCGGGCCGAGAAGATGCTCAAGCGCGGCATCCCCGCGCGGGTGGTGTTCAGCCAGATGAACCCCCTCAACAGCCGCGTGGCCACCCATGCCCGCCAGGAGATCCGCGGCAATGACATTCCGGTGCTGAGCACCGAGGTCATCCAGCGCGCGGCCTATCAGCAGATCCATTTCACCGGCGAGACGCCCAGCGGGCCGGCCGGCGATCCCAAGGCCGCGCGCGAGATCGCCGCCGTCCTGGCCGAACTGCTTGAAGCGCTCGCGGCCCAGGCCCAGGCGGCCTGAGCGGGGAGGGGAGACCATGAACGACAAGACCGTCCGCCCGACCTTCCAGCCGGCCCCGCGCCCGCGCCCGATCAATGACGCCGGTTCGACCGAGGCCTTGAGGAAGGCCACCGAGGATCTCGGCTTCGCCCGCACGACCAGCGCGCCGGCGGCCCCCAGCCCCACGCTCGTCCAGCCCGCGGCCGAGCCCGTTGCGCCGCTCGCGCCCAAGGTCGTGGCGGCGCCCGCGCCCCGGGCCGTCGCCAAGCCCAAGACGGCCAGGCCCGCGCCGGCCGCCGACTTCTCCGACCGCGAGACCTCGCTGAAGTTCGTGATCGACGACGCTCTGTCGACCGCGCTGAAGCTTGACGCGGTCAGGCGGCGGGTCACCGTCAAGTACCTGGTCCTGGAGGCGCTGGCCGAGAAGGGCTATCCGGTCGATCTGGCCAACCTTCACGAGGACGGCCGGCGCTTGCGAAAGTAACGCTTGGGCAAGAGGGCAAATGGGGGTTTGCCCTCTTGCCCTTGAGAGGGATCGGGCGGGGCCAGCGGCGAATCGCGTTACCCGGGGATGTTCGAGAGAGTAGGGCAGGGCATGACGGCCCCCAAGGACCGCAACAACCAGTTCGACCTGTTCATTCCGTTGATGCGCGACCTTTCCCTGAAGGATCAGCGCGAAACGATGGAGCGGCCGTTCTTCTCGTTGCAGAAGCGCAAGCGCCTCAAGCCGATCCAGTACCAGAGCGGCGACGGCGAGGTCTCGGTCAAGGTCGAGGCCGTGCCCGCCTACGGCATGGCCACGATCTGGGACGCCGACATCCTGATCTGGGCCACCAGCGCGCTCAACCGCCTCAAGGCCGAGGGCAAGAACGACGTGCCCCGGTCGCTGAAGGTGACCGCCTATGATCTGCTGCGCTCGATCCAGCGCGACACCGGCGGCAAGGGCTACAACGACCTGAAGGCCGCCCTCGACCGCCTGGCCACCACCACCATCTTCACCTCGATCCGCGCCAAGAAGGGGCGCGACCGCCGCTTCAGCTGGCTGGACGGCTGGGAGGTCGAGGTCGATCCGGTGACCGACAAGCCGATCGCCCTGAAGATCACCCTGTCGGACTGGGTCTATGAGGGGATCATCAACGAAAAGTCGGTGCTGACCATGCACCCCGACTATTTCCAGCTCTCCGGCGGGCTGGAGCGCGCCATCTACCGGATCGCTCGCAAGCACGCCGGCGACCAGGACGACGGCTGGACCTGCCGCGTCAGCCTGCTGCACGAGAAGACCGGCTCCGACAGCGAGCCCAAGGAATTTTCGCGCATGCTGCGCAAGATCGTCGAGGCCAACGAACTGCCCGAATACGACATGGCCTTCGTCACCGCCGGCGACGGCTCCCAGGCGGTGCGGTTCATCCGGCGGACCGCGGCCGAACGGGTGCAGATCCAGGCCGAACTGGCGGCCGAGACGGCCAGTCTCGCCCGCCGCGAGCGCGAGGACCGCCGCGCCGACGAGGTGGACGGCCGACTCGATCCGTGGGCCAAGCGCCGGGTTCCCTCGCGCGAGAACTAACGGTCTATCACACACCGAACGCGGAAAAGCTGTGTATAGACAGGCGGTTGCCTGGATATCCTAATCCAGACGGGTTGGGCGGGGTGACGGTCTTTCACCCACCCGCCGGGCCCTCGCCACCCTCCAGAGCGGTTAATGGGACGTTAAAATCCG encodes the following:
- a CDS encoding DUF1612 domain-containing protein, which codes for MSRLDARVQTCGFAEGWAARTDFIEANGWGWVSGEIVDLEDLVLHDAQMDARLPDQALRATYGLVRARRKARAAGPELQTADGAAWLAGYRGQPPVLAPAPVDPEGVRRDPAAEPRDLVGELVHQVRTLGRGETADPLEALEEWVLWAGRLPDRAPALLRAAVALEGWRLVNPLPRQTYVGGVMVAQALRQAGRTRTCLLGVEAPRRNNLQPPRGFMAPPVVRLAYWLKVLALGAEAGLAEIKRLDLARQVVLKRVAGRRSHDRSRDLLELLLSRPLVSAGLAAEHLGVAEHSARRLLAGLGSSVMEVSGRSRYRAWRL
- a CDS encoding ParA family protein, with amino-acid sequence MAVISVCSTKGGVGKTTLVMCLADAFARQGGSVAIVDGDPNGHVASWRERAGEDCQVAVISEANETRIQDVIAEAAGQYALVFVDLEGAASQAVTYAIAESDMVLIPTKISGMDLQEVYRTYEVVKRAEKMLKRGIPARVVFSQMNPLNSRVATHARQEIRGNDIPVLSTEVIQRAAYQQIHFTGETPSGPAGDPKAAREIAAVLAELLEALAAQAQAA
- a CDS encoding replication initiator protein A, which gives rise to MTAPKDRNNQFDLFIPLMRDLSLKDQRETMERPFFSLQKRKRLKPIQYQSGDGEVSVKVEAVPAYGMATIWDADILIWATSALNRLKAEGKNDVPRSLKVTAYDLLRSIQRDTGGKGYNDLKAALDRLATTTIFTSIRAKKGRDRRFSWLDGWEVEVDPVTDKPIALKITLSDWVYEGIINEKSVLTMHPDYFQLSGGLERAIYRIARKHAGDQDDGWTCRVSLLHEKTGSDSEPKEFSRMLRKIVEANELPEYDMAFVTAGDGSQAVRFIRRTAAERVQIQAELAAETASLARREREDRRADEVDGRLDPWAKRRVPSREN